In Yersinia enterocolitica subsp. enterocolitica, one DNA window encodes the following:
- the ghrA gene encoding glyoxylate/hydroxypyruvate reductase GhrA — MNIIFYHPFFEAKQWLSGLQSRLPTANIRPWRRGDTQPADYALVWQPPQEMLASRVELKGVFALGAGVDAILDQERRHPGTLPAGVPLVRLEDTGMSLQMQEYVVATVLRYFRRMDEYQLQQQQKLWHPLEPHQHDKFTIGILGAGVLGKSVAHKLAEFGFTVRCWSRTPKQIDGVTSFAGQEKLPAFIQGTQLLINLLPHTPQTAGILNQSLFSQLNANAYIINIARGAHLLERDLLAAMNAGQVAAATLDVFAEEPLPSMHPFWSHPRVTITPHIAAVTLPEVAMDQVVANIQAMEAGREPVGLVDVVRGY; from the coding sequence ATGAATATTATTTTTTATCACCCATTCTTTGAGGCAAAACAGTGGTTATCAGGGCTACAGTCGCGCTTACCCACTGCGAATATCAGGCCATGGCGGCGTGGTGACACCCAGCCGGCAGATTATGCGCTGGTTTGGCAGCCACCTCAGGAGATGCTTGCCAGTCGTGTTGAACTGAAAGGGGTGTTTGCGTTGGGGGCGGGGGTGGACGCTATATTGGATCAAGAGCGGCGTCATCCCGGAACATTACCTGCGGGCGTGCCATTGGTGCGGCTGGAAGATACCGGGATGTCTTTGCAGATGCAGGAATATGTCGTGGCAACCGTATTACGCTATTTCCGTCGTATGGATGAGTATCAGCTGCAACAACAACAGAAGTTGTGGCACCCCCTCGAACCGCATCAACATGATAAATTCACCATAGGCATTCTCGGCGCGGGCGTATTAGGGAAAAGTGTTGCCCACAAGCTGGCCGAGTTTGGCTTTACTGTCCGTTGTTGGAGCCGTACGCCAAAACAAATTGATGGAGTGACCAGTTTCGCCGGTCAAGAAAAGTTACCCGCTTTCATTCAGGGGACACAATTGCTGATTAATCTCTTGCCCCATACCCCACAGACAGCCGGTATCCTTAATCAGTCACTCTTTTCACAGCTGAATGCCAATGCCTATATCATCAATATTGCACGGGGAGCGCACTTATTGGAGCGGGATTTACTGGCAGCAATGAATGCCGGGCAAGTCGCGGCGGCGACATTAGATGTGTTCGCTGAAGAACCACTGCCGTCAATGCATCCATTCTGGAGCCATCCTCGGGTCACCATTACGCCACATATTGCTGCGGTTACCTTGCCAGAGGTAGCAATGGATCAGGTGGTTGCCAATATTCAGGCAATGGAAGCGGGAAGGGAACCTGTTGGGTTGGTTGATGTTGTGAGGGGATACTGA
- a CDS encoding GGDEF domain-containing protein: protein MSELDSLSTLYRDACVTYATLSIGYFALSKNSPFSYNGEVWKRIVFGLIAGLVSLYLNQDQWVISGAYFYSFELIPIILVTFYGGWLSGLTALVINFTFTGWVTLDNVLITIVIIPLLFSKVWEKKSSRIFYTTIILIAIYRMLTAVLLVPNTLFWTQIVVYQLISALCLAICYHALNFKERHIYAYFAMKDRANIDKLTQLNNRSSADYRLNSINHNRQACGLLILDLDHFKSVNDTYGHDGGDILLTEVGKLLMTAVRDEDFVGRYGGEEFIIITHSHDPQAIKAVAERIRQRVESLDVQLPDGRKLKATISIGASLFLPGMSMLKALKMTDEALYQAKNQGRNQVVYSRLMPFSPLGDRMVKDRRRRS from the coding sequence ATGAGTGAATTAGATTCTTTGTCAACGTTATACCGAGATGCCTGTGTCACTTATGCAACTCTCTCTATTGGTTATTTTGCCTTAAGTAAGAACAGCCCTTTCTCCTATAATGGAGAGGTTTGGAAGCGTATTGTATTTGGTTTAATAGCGGGATTGGTTTCACTTTATCTCAATCAAGATCAGTGGGTTATTTCTGGGGCGTACTTCTACAGTTTCGAACTGATCCCGATTATTTTGGTCACGTTTTATGGCGGTTGGCTAAGTGGTTTAACTGCGTTGGTGATAAATTTCACTTTTACCGGTTGGGTGACATTAGACAACGTATTAATAACAATAGTGATTATTCCTCTTTTATTCTCCAAAGTATGGGAGAAAAAGAGTAGTCGCATCTTTTATACCACTATTATCTTAATTGCCATTTATCGAATGCTTACCGCTGTTTTATTGGTTCCTAATACTCTCTTCTGGACGCAGATTGTGGTATATCAACTCATTTCTGCGCTTTGTTTAGCTATTTGTTATCACGCTCTGAATTTTAAAGAGCGCCATATTTATGCCTATTTTGCGATGAAAGATAGGGCCAATATCGACAAATTAACCCAGTTGAATAACCGGTCGAGTGCTGATTATCGCCTGAATAGCATTAATCACAATCGTCAGGCATGTGGTCTACTTATTTTGGATCTCGACCACTTTAAGTCCGTTAATGATACCTATGGCCATGATGGTGGTGACATCTTATTAACCGAAGTTGGGAAATTATTGATGACGGCTGTCAGGGATGAGGATTTTGTGGGTCGTTACGGTGGTGAGGAATTTATTATTATTACTCATAGCCATGACCCACAAGCTATTAAAGCGGTTGCTGAACGTATTCGTCAGCGTGTAGAGAGTTTAGATGTGCAATTGCCTGATGGACGAAAACTTAAGGCGACAATTTCAATTGGGGCCTCTCTTTTTTTACCGGGGATGTCGATGTTAAAGGCATTGAAAATGACGGATGAAGCACTGTATCAGGCGAAAAATCAAGGTCGTAATCAGGTGGTTTATAGCCGATTAATGCCTTTTTCTCCGCTGGGTGACCGCATGGTTAAAGACCGACGGCGGCGCTCTTAA
- a CDS encoding glycerophosphodiester phosphodiesterase family protein — translation MKLYFIFFLFLFYLQTSVASPLIVAHRAGTADFPENTRYAIEKSLSNQADIVWITIQFSKDGIPVLYRPMDLSELTDGSGPVSDYTLEELQLLDAAYHFKQDDQYIYRGRGVKIPSLHPILLSYPQVKFIIDIKSPDADPEIVAHSLIEMRENIQSPDRLVFYSTEQKYLDALPEYLNKFESRKITRKILANAIMAGKCIIAKNKGDLFISSQNKHYAFELRRDVKVVEKFTLGKGTTRTQLVWNQQAMDCFKESEEAKILLIGINSAKDYQLAKKLGADYVMVDSPLQAKEWR, via the coding sequence ATGAAACTTTATTTTATTTTTTTCTTATTCCTATTTTATTTACAAACTTCAGTCGCATCCCCTCTTATAGTCGCGCATCGGGCTGGCACCGCTGATTTCCCTGAAAACACGCGGTATGCCATTGAAAAATCATTATCTAATCAGGCTGACATTGTCTGGATTACCATTCAATTCAGTAAAGACGGTATACCTGTGTTATACCGGCCTATGGATTTAAGTGAGTTAACAGACGGTAGTGGCCCTGTTTCTGACTATACGTTGGAAGAATTACAATTATTAGATGCAGCTTATCATTTTAAACAGGATGACCAATATATTTACCGTGGGCGCGGAGTCAAGATCCCTTCATTACACCCGATATTGTTATCCTACCCTCAGGTGAAATTTATTATTGATATTAAATCCCCTGACGCAGACCCAGAAATAGTAGCGCATTCACTAATAGAAATGAGAGAAAATATCCAGTCACCTGATCGACTGGTGTTCTATTCTACTGAACAAAAATATCTTGACGCACTCCCAGAATATTTGAATAAATTCGAATCTCGTAAAATAACCCGTAAAATTCTGGCTAATGCGATAATGGCAGGCAAATGTATAATAGCTAAAAATAAGGGTGATTTGTTCATTAGTAGCCAAAATAAACATTATGCCTTCGAATTAAGACGTGATGTAAAAGTCGTAGAAAAATTCACTCTGGGTAAAGGGACTACCCGCACCCAGTTAGTTTGGAACCAACAAGCAATGGACTGTTTCAAGGAGAGCGAAGAGGCAAAAATATTGTTGATTGGTATAAATTCAGCCAAGGATTATCAATTAGCTAAAAAGCTGGGAGCCGATTATGTGATGGTCGACTCACCACTTCAGGCCAAAGAGTGGCGTTAA